In Rhinopithecus roxellana isolate Shanxi Qingling chromosome 16, ASM756505v1, whole genome shotgun sequence, a single genomic region encodes these proteins:
- the NRARP gene encoding notch-regulated ankyrin repeat-containing protein, whose amino-acid sequence MSQAELSTCSAPQTQRIFQEAVRKGNTQELQSLLQNMTNCEFNVNSFGPEGQTALHQSVIDGNLELVKLLVKFGADIRLANRDGWSALHIAAFGGHQDIVLYLITKAKYAASGR is encoded by the coding sequence ATGAGCCAGGCCGAGCTGTCCACCTGCTCCGCGCCTCAGACGCAGCGCATCTTCCAGGAGGCTGTGCGCAAGGGCAACACGCAGGAACTGCAGTCGCTACTGCAGAACATGACCAACTGCGAGTTCAACGTGAACTCGTTCGGGCCTGAGGGCCAGACGGCGCTGCACCAGTCGGTCATCGACGGCAACCTGGAGCTCGTGAAGCTGCTGGTCAAGTTCGGCGCCGACATCCGCCTGGCCAACCGCGACGGCTGGAGCGCGCTGCACATCGCCGCATTCGGCGGCCACCAGGACATCGTGCTATATCTCATCACCAAGGCCAAGTACGCGGCCAGCGGCCGGTGA